One genomic segment of Streptomyces niveus includes these proteins:
- a CDS encoding 3-hydroxyacyl-CoA dehydrogenase family protein, which yields MVESKDSEPNTARIPVGVVGAGTMGAGVAQCFAAAGHPVVVVDPDAAARASGPERLRTGIRAARLLRRQDPGPAEERVSWTADMTALSDALFVVDCAPERLPVKAEIFRALDRVCPAEAVFASCTSAIPVAHLGSCTDRPANVIGTHFMNPAPLKDTVEVATATSTGADTIRRTLDVLAGLGKKAIVVGDGPGFVSNRVLMLTVNEAAAVVEAGTADADTVDRVFKDCFGHATGPLRTADLIGLDTVVDTLAVLREFTGDDRFRPTPLLSKLVADGSVGRKTGRGFHSYPSPKSTDPRPAGADSHV from the coding sequence GTGGTCGAGAGCAAGGACAGTGAGCCGAACACGGCCAGGATTCCGGTGGGCGTCGTCGGAGCGGGCACCATGGGCGCCGGAGTCGCCCAGTGCTTCGCCGCGGCAGGCCACCCCGTCGTGGTGGTCGATCCCGACGCCGCGGCCCGTGCGAGCGGGCCGGAGCGGCTGCGCACCGGGATCCGCGCCGCCCGGCTGCTGCGCCGGCAGGACCCCGGCCCCGCCGAGGAGCGCGTGAGCTGGACAGCGGATATGACAGCCCTGTCCGATGCCCTCTTCGTGGTGGACTGCGCCCCGGAACGGCTCCCGGTCAAGGCGGAGATCTTCCGCGCCCTGGACCGCGTCTGCCCCGCCGAGGCGGTGTTCGCCTCGTGCACCTCCGCGATTCCCGTCGCCCACCTCGGCTCCTGCACCGACCGTCCCGCGAACGTCATCGGCACCCACTTCATGAACCCGGCGCCGCTCAAGGACACCGTGGAGGTCGCCACCGCCACGTCCACCGGCGCGGACACCATACGCCGGACCCTGGACGTCCTGGCCGGCCTCGGCAAGAAGGCGATCGTGGTCGGCGACGGCCCGGGGTTCGTCAGCAACCGCGTACTGATGCTGACGGTCAACGAGGCGGCCGCCGTCGTGGAGGCCGGCACCGCCGACGCGGACACCGTGGACCGGGTCTTCAAGGACTGCTTCGGGCACGCCACGGGACCACTGCGCACCGCCGACCTGATCGGTCTAGACACCGTGGTCGACACGCTGGCCGTGCTGCGCGAGTTCACCGGTGACGACCGGTTCCGTCCGACACCGCTGCTGTCGAAGCTGGTCGCCGACGGAAGCGTAGGCAGAAAGACCGGCCGCGGATTCCACTCGTACCCGTCGCCCAAGTCCACCGATCCGCGGCCCGCAGGAGCTGACAGCCATGTCTGA